In Bacteroidales bacterium, the sequence TTTTGAGGAGCTATATAACTTAGGGCAGTATATTCAATATAAAATCTTTTATTTTCATGAAGGATTTTAACCTCACTATTAGGGTAATAAACATTATTTACAGTATATATCTTTTCAATAATAACCTGTGGTAATTCATAATTTATGGGAATATTTTCAGGATCAATAATTGCTATTCCTTCGGCTGTCATAAACCATAATTTTCCATCTTTTGTTTTTAAAGATTTTGTAGCGCCGAGACAAACACTATTTTTCATACCATTGCTTTTGTCAAAAAAATCACAATCAATATTTTGTAATTTTCCTTTGGCAAAATCATTTAATTGCTGTTTAGATACTTTCATTATTCCTTTGGGTCCCGGCATCCAAAAAAATCCGAGATTGTCTTCCAGTATATCATAAATAATGTTTGTTAATAATCCATTTTCAACTTTACAATTAGCAAATTTTCCATTTTCCATTCTGCTTATTCCACTATTAGTTGAAATCCATAAAATATCATCAGAATCAATATAAATATTAAAACTAAAATTATCCGGCAAACCGTCACTCATTTTATATTGTTTAACCACTGTGTCGTTTTTTATAAAATTCAAGCCGTTTTTTGTTCCTACAATCAGATTTCCGCTACGGTCTTCAACAATTGACATAATAAAGTTAGAGCTTAGTCCGTTTTTTGTATTTATTGTAAAAAAAGAATTATCCTTATTGATTCTGTGTAAACCCGAACTGTTTGTGCCCACCCATATATTACCTTTTGAGTCTTCAAAGCATAGTCTTGTGAGGTTGTCGGGAAATCCACTATTTTGATCAAATAATATTTCTTTATGCTTGGTTTTTTTTACCAGCCCTTCATAAGTGCTTATCCAAATGTTTTCTTTACTGTCTTTAAAAAGATGTTTAATTTGCAAACTTGGTATTGAAATATTTGTTTTAAGTTCGCTGATTTTTCCATTTTGCAGCACATTAATTTTTCCTGTTTCAGTAGCTATCCAATATGTATTGTCGGAATATTGAAGAATAGCAGTTATTATATCAGAAAATAAACCTTTAGATTTTGAATAACAGGTAAATTTACCATCAATAATTTGGAATATACCCTTGCGATAAGTTGTTCCCCACAAAATTCCCTCATTATCAAATATAATTATACCTATCATATTACTTGGTAAGCCGTCTTTTTCAGTAAATTTTTCTAATTGATGTGAAATTTTATTATAACGAAAAAGACCATCGGAAAAAGATGCTATCCATAACAAACCATTAGAATCTTGAGTAATGGCATTAACAAATGGAATATTTAATTTGCTGTTTTTATATAATGAATCGTTTTTTAATGTATAAATACCTTCGCTGGTTCCAACCCATATAATTTTTTCATTATCCTGATAAAAACAATGAATTCCTTTTGTTTTTTTATATAAACCACATTGAATAAATTTATTGTTTTTATATTTAACAAGTTCGCCATTTATCATTCCCACCCATATGTTCCCGGAATTGTCTTCGAATATAGCACGTATAGCACTTTGTTTAAATGCTTTTAAGGTTTTAATATGTATTAATGTATCGGTTTCATATATATATAATCCATTTGTATTTGTTCCAATCCAGATATTATTATTTTTATCGGCATAAATTGTTTCAATAATACAAGTATCAAGATATTTTAGTTTATCATTTTTATAAAAAGAGTTGTTTTTATAAAGAGTTATTCCTTTTTGTGAGCCAATCCATAATATTTCCTTTTTATCTTCATAAAAAACCTTTATAGCATCAGAAAATAAAGCATTTGTATTATGTGTATTAAAAGTTATAAAATCTACTCCATTAAATCGTGTTACACCATCATACGAAGCTAACCAGATATATCCGTCTTTGGTTTGAATAATGTTTCTAAGGGCATTTGAGCTTAAGCCATCATCAATTGTCCATGATTTTAATGTGTATTGGGTAATTTCTTTATTCGGGTCTAAATTAATGATTTGTGACCGTCCTGTAATACAGAATATTAATATAATATGTAATAAAATAGCTTTTACAATATATTGATTATAACTTTTTGCAGACATACTTATTAGTTACTTTATTTTATATTTTTATTCCCATTA encodes:
- a CDS encoding SpoIIE family protein phosphatase — encoded protein: MSAKSYNQYIVKAILLHIILIFCITGRSQIINLDPNKEITQYTLKSWTIDDGLSSNALRNIIQTKDGYIWLASYDGVTRFNGVDFITFNTHNTNALFSDAIKVFYEDKKEILWIGSQKGITLYKNNSFYKNDKLKYLDTCIIETIYADKNNNIWIGTNTNGLYIYETDTLIHIKTLKAFKQSAIRAIFEDNSGNIWVGMINGELVKYKNNKFIQCGLYKKTKGIHCFYQDNEKIIWVGTSEGIYTLKNDSLYKNSKLNIPFVNAITQDSNGLLWIASFSDGLFRYNKISHQLEKFTEKDGLPSNMIGIIIFDNEGILWGTTYRKGIFQIIDGKFTCYSKSKGLFSDIITAILQYSDNTYWIATETGKINVLQNGKISELKTNISIPSLQIKHLFKDSKENIWISTYEGLVKKTKHKEILFDQNSGFPDNLTRLCFEDSKGNIWVGTNSSGLHRINKDNSFFTINTKNGLSSNFIMSIVEDRSGNLIVGTKNGLNFIKNDTVVKQYKMSDGLPDNFSFNIYIDSDDILWISTNSGISRMENGKFANCKVENGLLTNIIYDILEDNLGFFWMPGPKGIMKVSKQQLNDFAKGKLQNIDCDFFDKSNGMKNSVCLGATKSLKTKDGKLWFMTAEGIAIIDPENIPINYELPQVIIEKIYTVNNVYYPNSEVKILHENKRFYIEYTALSYIAPQKIQFKYKLEPFENDWIEAGNKRFISYTNISPGSYIFKLLSTNSDGIWSKNYTYVNIIVLPVWYQTWWFRIIIIIFVLGAVFYWYKLKINKIENQKKELKKLVKERTIEINNQKEEIIDSILYAKRIQKAILELDKIIKQLLPEYFIINEPRDIVSGDFYWVSEKNGNIIIAVADCTGHGVPGAFMSMLGITYISEIVNKTDNIKANEILNQLREKVIKSLHQKEVEEATTDGMDISLCIIDYKKMELQFSGANNPAYMIRENELREIGADKMPIGIHVNDKQPFAVKHIKLVKNDMLYLFSDGYSDQFGGKKDRKFMIWRLKEILQKNSKLPINKQKIHLINAHREWKGNNEQVDDILIMGIRI